A window from Kwoniella newhampshirensis strain CBS 13917 chromosome 3, whole genome shotgun sequence encodes these proteins:
- a CDS encoding 40S ribosomal protein uS3, with translation MAATSQQISKKRKFVADGVFQAELNDFFTRELAEEGYSGCEVRVTHARTEIIIRATHTQEVLGDKGRRIRELKALVEKRFKFPENALELYAEKVNFRGLSATAQAESLRYKLLGGLAMRRACYGVLRFVMESGAKGCEVVVSGKLRAARAKSMKFTDGFMVHSGQPARDYIDYAVRHVLLRQGVLGIKVKIMKPFDPEGKQGPSKNLPDVINMVDPKAEAPIEIRSEHKEPQVQAIPPPAAAPQQEAAPEAQY, from the exons ATGGCCGCCACCTCTCAGCAGATCtccaagaagagaaagttcGTCGCCGACGGTGTCTTCCAGGCCGAGCTCAACGACTTCTT CACCCGTGAACTCGCCGAGGAAGGTTACTCTGGATGTGAAGTTCGAGTCACCCACGCCCGAAccgagatcatcatccgtGCCACCCACACCCAGGAAGTCCTCGGTGACAAGGGTCGACGAATCCGAGAGCTCAAGGCtctcgtcgagaagaggttcAAGTTCCCCGAGAACGCTCTCGAGCTCTACGCCGAGAAGGTCAACTTCCGAGGTCTTTCCGCTACTGCCCAAGCCGAGTCCTTGAGGTACAAGCTTCTCGGTGGTCTTGCCATGCGACG AGCTTGTTACGGTGTCCTTCGATTCGTCATGGAGTCCGGCGCCAAGGGTTGTGAGGTCGTCGTCTCCGGTAAACTCCGTGCCGCCCGTGCCAAGTCCATGAAGTTCACCGACGGTTTCATGGTCCACTCTGGTCAGCCCGCTCGTGACTACATTGACTACGCCGTCCGACATGTCCTTCTCCGACAGGGTGTTCTCGGTatcaaggtcaagat TATGAAGCCTTTCGACCCCGAGGGCAAGCAAGGTCCTTCCAAGAACCTCCCCGACGTCATCAACATGGTCGA CCCCAAGGCCGAGGCCCCCATCGAGATCCGATCCGAGCACAAGGAACCCCAAGTGCAGGCTATCCCCCCTCCCGCCGCCGCTCCTCAGCAGGAAGCTGCTCCCGAGGCTCAGTACTAG